A genomic window from Sparus aurata chromosome 14, fSpaAur1.1, whole genome shotgun sequence includes:
- the LOC115595572 gene encoding LOW QUALITY PROTEIN: achaete-scute homolog 1a-like (The sequence of the model RefSeq protein was modified relative to this genomic sequence to represent the inferred CDS: deleted 1 base in 1 codon) has protein sequence MMDINVSQQQLMPPACFFSAQSIQLSPSGSSQSSGKSVSKQPKRQRSSSPELLRCKRRLNVAGFGYSLPQQQPHAVARRNERERNRVKLVNNGFATLREHVPNGAANKKMSKVETLRSAVEYIRALQQLLDEHDAVSAAFQSGVLSPTMSQGYSADMNSMAGSPVSSYSSDEGSYDPLSPEEQELLDFTNWF, from the exons ATGATGGACATTAACgtcagccagcagcagctgatgcCGCCCGCCTGCTTCTTCTCCGCGCAGAGCATCCAGCTGAGCCCGAGCGGCAGCAGCCAGAGCAGCGGGAAGTCGGTGTCCAAGCAGCCGAAGAGGCAGCGCTCCTCCTCCCCGGAGCTGCTGCGCTGCAAGCGGAGGCTCAAC GTCGCGGGTTTCGGCTACAGTCTtccgcagcagcagccgcaCGCCGTGGCGCGGAGGAACGAGAGGGAGAGGAACCGGGTGAAGCTGGTCAACAACGGCTTCGCCACCCTGCGGGAGCACGTCCCCAACGGGGCCGCCAACAAGAAGATGAGCAAAGTGGAGACGCTGCGCTCCGCCGTGGAGTACATCCGcgccctgcagcagctgctggacgagCACGACGCGGTGAGCGCCGCGTTTCAGTCCGGCGTCCTGTCGCCCACCATGTCGCAGGGATACTCCGCCGACATGAACTCCATGGCAGGTTCACCCGTGTCCTCCTACTCATCCGACGAGGGCTCCTACGATCCTCTCAGTCCGGAGGAGCAGGAGCTGCTAGACTTCACCAACTGGTTCTGA